Proteins from a genomic interval of Pseudoalteromonas sp. MEBiC 03607:
- a CDS encoding rod shape-determining protein: protein MFKKLRGIFSNDLSIDLGTANTLIYVKEEGIVLNEPSVVAIRQERAGGPKSVASVGTEAKQMLGRTPGNIKAIRPMKDGVIADFYVTEKMLQHFIKQVHNNNFMRPSPRVLICVPCGATQVEKRAIRESAMGAGAREVYLIEEPMAAAIGAGLPVSEATGSMVVDIGGGTTEVAIISLNGVVYSSSVRIGGDKFDEAIINYVRRNFGSLIGEATAENIKHQIGSAFKTDEPIEIEVRGRNLAEGVPRSFTLNSHEILEALQEPLMGIVSAVMVALEQSPPELASDISAHGMVLTGGGALLKDLDRLLMEETGIPVVVADDPLTCVARGGGKALEMIDMHGGDVFSYD from the coding sequence ATGTTTAAAAAACTCCGTGGTATTTTTTCAAACGATCTATCGATCGACTTGGGTACAGCCAATACCCTAATTTATGTAAAAGAAGAAGGTATTGTATTAAATGAACCTTCTGTAGTTGCTATTCGCCAAGAGCGAGCTGGTGGCCCGAAAAGTGTGGCATCAGTGGGTACAGAAGCAAAGCAAATGTTAGGCCGTACACCGGGTAACATTAAAGCGATTCGTCCTATGAAAGACGGCGTTATTGCTGATTTCTACGTGACCGAAAAAATGCTGCAACACTTTATCAAGCAAGTACATAACAACAACTTTATGCGTCCAAGCCCGCGTGTTCTTATTTGTGTGCCTTGTGGTGCTACACAAGTAGAAAAACGTGCTATTCGTGAATCAGCGATGGGTGCTGGTGCACGTGAAGTGTACCTAATCGAAGAGCCAATGGCGGCTGCAATCGGTGCAGGTTTACCTGTATCAGAAGCAACGGGTTCTATGGTTGTTGATATCGGTGGTGGTACAACTGAAGTTGCTATTATTTCGTTAAATGGCGTGGTTTACTCTTCATCTGTACGCATCGGTGGTGACAAATTTGATGAAGCTATCATCAACTATGTACGCCGTAACTTTGGTAGCTTAATTGGTGAAGCAACGGCTGAAAACATCAAGCATCAAATTGGTTCGGCGTTTAAAACAGATGAGCCTATTGAAATTGAAGTACGTGGTCGTAACCTTGCTGAAGGTGTTCCGCGTTCATTCACACTGAACTCACACGAAATTCTTGAAGCGTTGCAAGAGCCATTAATGGGTATTGTGAGCGCGGTTATGGTTGCGCTTGAACAGTCTCCACCAGAGCTTGCTTCGGATATTTCTGCACACGGTATGGTATTAACCGGTGGTGGTGCATTATTAAAAGACCTAGACCGTTTATTAATGGAAGAAACAGGTATTCCGGTTGTGGTTGCTGACGATCCATTAACTTGTGTTGCTCGTGGCGGCGGTAAGGCGCTAGAAATGATTGATATGCACGGTGGTGACGTATTTAGCTACGACTAA